The DNA sequence TCCAGGACGTGGCTGGCGTGACCGGTTGCTTTGTCGCCGACAGCACTGGCCAGGTCGTCACGTCGACCCTCCCCGGCGTTTTCGACTCGGCCTCCTTGACACAGGTGGCCAAGACCCTGGCCAAGACGATCGAAGGGCTGCGAATGGCGCGGCGTAAGAAGGTGTCGGAGCTCGATCTGGTTTTTGAGAGTGGCCGCTTGGTGGCCAAGGTGCTTTCTCCGGGTTACCTGTTCATCCTGTGTGTGCCCTCGATCAATGTCCCGCTGCTCAATCTGACGGCCAACGTTGCCGCCAAGAAGCTCGC is a window from the Anaerolineales bacterium genome containing:
- a CDS encoding roadblock/LC7 domain-containing protein, which codes for MDEILRDIQDVAGVTGCFVADSTGQVVTSTLPGVFDSASLTQVAKTLAKTIEGLRMARRKKVSELDLVFESGRLVAKVLSPGYLFILCVPSINVPLLNLTANVAAKKLASQLSAQAAKPAPAAAAPAAPVAPKEDLVARLESIISVAMGVEGLELFREELAGIGQGANPPRAALAELTQALYFPSALAIGGGSARKMVDG